Genomic window (bacterium):
TTGAACAGAAAACGCAACCGGCGGGCCCAGCGGGTAACCATACGATCGGGATCGAAGGCCTTCAGCGGAATCAGCCAGATCGACTTGCGTCCCATCGAGGAGCGTGTGCCCAGACGGCTCAACACCTGCTCGGTGGCCGGATTCTCGAAGAAGAGCATACGCTCCATCTTCTCGAAAAACGCCGCCGCCATCGCCGGTGGAATCTGGATGCCGAATCGCTCGTTGGTCAGCCGCACCGCGTCGGCCAGCGGCGTGATGCCATCCGCGCGCGACAGGAGATAGTACTCCGGCGCCCGCAGACGGAAAAACCGCCCGGTCAACGGGTCCTTGATGACATAGACCGTCTGCGCGCCCTCGGTTTCGGCGCGGACAATCAGGTCCGACCGCAATTTCGGCGTTGCGTTGTCCAAAACGACGCCCCCCGTCGTTCCCTTTACGGTACAACGCTTGGGGGGCATTCAGCAAGGCGGAATATTGGCGGATTCAGCGGATAAAGGGGATGTACCAAACACTCTCACCCACCTGCGGCGAACCCTGGCTGGGCGGCAAGACCACATAACCGGTGGCGTCAGTCATCGACCGGAGGTCGGAGGACCGCTGTGAATCGACCGGCCGTACAATCCAGCGGCGCTCCCGCCGTTCGGCATAAACACGGGGGAACTCCCAGGGCCGGGATTTGCGCGGGAAGGGCGTCTCAACCGTGGCGCTCCAGCCCGGCGGCTCGGTCTCCGCGCGGCCGGTCATCTTGAGCAGGGCCGGTCGGACGATGAAGTCGAACACCACCATCGCCGAGACCGGATTGCCCGGCAGGCCGAAATAGGGCACGCCGTTGAGGCGGCCGAAGGCCTGCGGTTTGCCCGGCTTGATCGGCAATCGGTACAGATTGACCCCGCCGATCGAACAAAAGAGAATCTTGACCACATCAAAGTCGCCCGCCGACACTCCGCCCGAAGAAATCACAAAGTCGCACTTGCGAGCCAGCGAGGTCAGCGCCCGCCGCAACTGCCGCGTGTCGTCGCCGCAACGCCCGCCATCGACCGGCACGCACCCGGCTGACTCGATCAGGCCGTAGAGACCGTAGCGGTTTGAGTCCGGGATGTGCCCCAGGGGACGTTTCCTGCCGACCTCGCCCAATTCATCGCCGGTCGTCAGAATCCCGACCCGCGGCCGTCGGTACACACTCACCGTCGGTTGATCGAGCATCGCCAGCATCCCCATCTGCGACGGCCCGATGACGGTGCCGCGCTCAAGGATGACCTGGCCTTTGCGCATGTCGGTTCCCTTGCGGAGAACATTGTTGCCACAGGGAAATCCGGTGCGCAGCGTGACATGGCCGTTGTTGGTGCGCGTGTACTCGACCGGCACGACACAGTCCGCGCCGGGAGGCAGCGGCGCCCCGGTCATGATACGCACCGCCGAGCCGCGCGCCAGCCGACGGGTCGAAATCGCCCCCGCCGCGATCGTGTCGGTGATGCGCAGCGTCACCGGCCGCTCGCCGCAGGCAGGTTTGATGTCGGCCACCCGCACGGCAAACCCATCCATCGCCGATTTGTCCACCGGCGGCACCGGACCGCGCGCCCGGATGCGCTCGGCCAGGACACGGCCCCGCGATTCGAGAATGCGGACTTTCTCGGCGGGCATTGGACGCGCCGCGCTCATCACACGCCGCCGCATCTCCTCAAAGGAGATTTCCAGAATGGTGCTCATGCCGGGTAGCCCGCCCGCAGGCGCCGTTCGGCCTCTCGCAGGTCGGACGGCGTATTTACGTTGAAATGCGACCATTTCGCAGGATCAATTTTCGCGATTTCAGCGTCGGAGAAGCCCAGGCCGTCAACCCGTTGCAGGAGTTGATGCGTCCGGGTCTCGCCCTCGGCCAGCATTTGACGGATTGCCGGGGCGCAATCGACATGGTAGTACCCGAGCAGCGGCTCCACCATGCCCGCTGACACGCCGCAAACCGCCTTCGCCAAGTCCGCTTTTGCCAGCAGGGCGCGCAGCAGCGCCGGACGGACCAAGGGATAATCGACCGCCACCAGCAGATGGTGCCGGCGCCCCGATTGCTCCAATCCGGCAACCAGTCCCCCCAAGGGTCCGATCCCGGACGGATCGTCGCGGATCACACGAGCCGGGGCAGGAGGGAGGAATCCCTCAATCTGTCCAAGGAACAAGAGAACATCGACCAGCGGCGCCAGGGCCCGTGCCACATGCTCCCACAAGGGCTCGCCCGCCAGAAGGGCCAGTGCTTTGGGAGTGCCCATGCGCGACGATTGGCCGCCGATGAGAATCAGCCCGGCGGTTTCCGAGGGAGGGGGCACCATGGCGCAAATCTATGTCGTGGGAGCCATCGGCGACATCGGACAAACGCCGGTGACCGGCCTATGCCTGTGCCGGCGCGCCGGCACTTTCCAGCGCGTCCATACGGGTCTTGAATTCGCGGATCTCGTCGATGTCGAGGTACTCGCACAGAATGATCTTCTGCTGTTCGGCGTCCGGCGGGACC
Coding sequences:
- the glp gene encoding gephyrin-like molybdotransferase Glp, whose amino-acid sequence is MSTILEISFEEMRRRVMSAARPMPAEKVRILESRGRVLAERIRARGPVPPVDKSAMDGFAVRVADIKPACGERPVTLRITDTIAAGAISTRRLARGSAVRIMTGAPLPPGADCVVPVEYTRTNNGHVTLRTGFPCGNNVLRKGTDMRKGQVILERGTVIGPSQMGMLAMLDQPTVSVYRRPRVGILTTGDELGEVGRKRPLGHIPDSNRYGLYGLIESAGCVPVDGGRCGDDTRQLRRALTSLARKCDFVISSGGVSAGDFDVVKILFCSIGGVNLYRLPIKPGKPQAFGRLNGVPYFGLPGNPVSAMVVFDFIVRPALLKMTGRAETEPPGWSATVETPFPRKSRPWEFPRVYAERRERRWIVRPVDSQRSSDLRSMTDATGYVVLPPSQGSPQVGESVWYIPFIR
- a CDS encoding molybdenum cofactor guanylyltransferase, which gives rise to MVPPPSETAGLILIGGQSSRMGTPKALALLAGEPLWEHVARALAPLVDVLLFLGQIEGFLPPAPARVIRDDPSGIGPLGGLVAGLEQSGRRHHLLVAVDYPLVRPALLRALLAKADLAKAVCGVSAGMVEPLLGYYHVDCAPAIRQMLAEGETRTHQLLQRVDGLGFSDAEIAKIDPAKWSHFNVNTPSDLREAERRLRAGYPA